One genomic window of Sulfurovum lithotrophicum includes the following:
- the panB gene encoding 3-methyl-2-oxobutanoate hydroxymethyltransferase — translation MSIHTPRIEKKITLSTIAKMKGVEPITMVTAYDALFAQLFDGEVEMILVGDSLNMSFLGKEDTLSATMDQMIYHTQAVGNGAKSACIVFDMPFGSYTTAQRALENAVRVYRETNAQAVKIEGGKEKADIVRVLSENGIAVVAHIGLMPQHVRSEGGYKVRGKDEEDIKALLEDALELQAAGAAMILVEGVKAEAAKVVTKAVKIPTIGIGAGNSTDGQVLVWSDMFGFFEAFKPKFVKRYCDGAKEVREGLEQYISEVKSRAFPDEEHTY, via the coding sequence ATGAGCATCCATACCCCAAGAATAGAAAAAAAGATCACTTTGTCGACTATAGCCAAAATGAAAGGCGTTGAGCCCATTACGATGGTGACGGCTTACGATGCACTTTTTGCCCAGCTCTTTGACGGTGAAGTGGAGATGATCCTGGTCGGTGACAGTCTCAATATGAGTTTTCTGGGCAAAGAAGATACACTCTCTGCCACGATGGACCAGATGATCTATCATACACAGGCAGTAGGCAACGGTGCCAAGTCGGCATGTATCGTTTTTGATATGCCTTTTGGTTCCTATACGACAGCCCAACGCGCCCTTGAAAATGCTGTGAGGGTCTATCGTGAGACAAATGCGCAGGCGGTGAAGATCGAAGGTGGAAAAGAAAAGGCTGACATCGTACGTGTCCTGTCAGAGAATGGGATAGCCGTAGTTGCACATATAGGCCTGATGCCTCAGCATGTACGCAGTGAGGGCGGCTATAAAGTCCGGGGGAAAGATGAGGAAGACATTAAGGCATTGCTCGAAGATGCTTTGGAACTTCAGGCTGCCGGGGCTGCCATGATACTGGTAGAGGGGGTCAAAGCGGAGGCAGCCAAAGTCGTGACAAAAGCTGTGAAGATACCGACCATCGGTATCGGTGCGGGGAACAGTACGGACGGCCAGGTACTGGTCTGGTCCGATATGTTCGGTTTCTTTGAAGCCTTCAAGCCCAAATTCGTCAAACGTTACTGCGACGGTGCCAAAGAGGTAAGAGAAGGGTTGGAGCAGTATATCAGCGAAGTGAAATCGCGAGCATTCCCGGATGAGGAGCATACGTATTAA
- the ruvB gene encoding Holliday junction branch migration DNA helicase RuvB, producing the protein MERMVEIERFDEEVSYEVTLRPSSWDEYIGQEKIKKNLKVFIEASRRREEALDHILFFGPPGLGKTTLANIIASEMHTNIKTTAAPMIEKAGDLAALLTNIEEGDILFIDEIHRMSPAIEEILYPAMEDFRLDIIIGSGPAAQTVKIDLPRFTLIGATTRAGMLSNPLRERFGMHFRMQFYTPEELAKIVSQASHKLEKPSKAEAAHEIARRSRGTPRIALRLLKRVRDFSEVANENEVTLERARYALDELGVNDLGFDEQDIRLLELLVSAKNKPMGLSTIGAALSEDEGTIEDVLEPYLIANGYIERTARGRIATPKCYEHFKLGGITQGLFDDQ; encoded by the coding sequence ATGGAAAGAATGGTTGAAATAGAGCGTTTTGACGAAGAGGTTTCGTACGAAGTAACACTTCGTCCGAGTTCCTGGGATGAATATATCGGGCAGGAAAAGATCAAAAAAAACCTAAAAGTGTTCATTGAAGCGAGCAGGCGTAGGGAAGAGGCACTTGATCACATTCTTTTCTTCGGGCCTCCTGGCCTGGGGAAGACGACACTGGCGAACATCATCGCTTCTGAAATGCATACCAATATCAAGACCACTGCGGCACCCATGATCGAAAAAGCGGGTGACCTTGCAGCCCTTTTGACCAATATCGAAGAGGGTGATATTCTTTTTATCGATGAGATCCACCGTATGTCCCCGGCTATCGAGGAGATACTTTACCCGGCAATGGAGGATTTCCGTCTCGATATCATTATAGGCAGCGGCCCTGCGGCACAGACGGTGAAGATAGACTTGCCACGCTTTACTCTCATCGGTGCGACCACACGGGCAGGTATGCTTTCCAACCCGCTGCGTGAACGTTTCGGTATGCATTTCAGGATGCAGTTCTATACTCCCGAAGAGCTTGCAAAGATCGTTTCTCAGGCATCGCACAAACTTGAAAAACCTTCCAAAGCGGAAGCGGCACATGAGATCGCGCGACGAAGCAGAGGTACTCCGAGGATTGCCCTGCGTCTGCTAAAACGCGTACGGGATTTCTCCGAAGTGGCCAATGAAAATGAAGTGACTCTTGAAAGGGCCAGATATGCCCTCGATGAGCTTGGTGTGAATGATCTTGGATTCGACGAACAGGATATCAGGCTGCTCGAACTGCTTGTCTCCGCCAAGAACAAGCCGATGGGCCTGAGTACCATCGGTGCGGCATTGAGTGAGGATGAAGGGACGATCGAAGATGTACTCGAGCCCTACCTTATCGCCAATGGCTATATCGAGAGAACGGCCAGAGGACGGATTGCCACGCCAAAATGCTATGAGCATTTCAAACTGGGCGGCATAACACAAGGATTATTTGATGATCAGTAA
- a CDS encoding AI-2E family transporter: protein MISNKSLMITALFVFTVIGAYSIYQPFLLPLSVAILLTMATYNLTKKMIKFFKSRKLSAGIATLLLVLIIFAPIVYMATTGVGYMTQLDVEKIKHVTEVFKTFGEEIPFVKGWVHTALSDKAIAGYVQDATSYLTTAGSVGIGFVKNMILVLVFYFLINYYGERFFELIRALLPINKMKSAKMIHEVSSTMEVVFYSIIITAIFEGFLFGIMVSYFGFNGLLFGMIYGFASLIPLIGGAVVWVPVSLYAWTTIDANTAIFIASYSVVVISIIADTFIKPVIIKVIKEDLLKSNIEVNEIVIFFSILAGMSTYGFWGMILGPAITSFLIAITRIYIEYNSKEQLMAKQ, encoded by the coding sequence ATGATCAGTAACAAAAGCCTGATGATCACGGCACTTTTTGTCTTTACCGTAATCGGTGCCTACAGTATCTATCAGCCGTTTTTGCTGCCCTTGAGTGTGGCCATATTGCTTACTATGGCTACCTACAATTTGACAAAGAAAATGATCAAATTTTTCAAGTCAAGAAAACTTAGTGCCGGTATTGCCACACTGCTTCTGGTACTTATTATCTTTGCACCTATTGTCTATATGGCAACGACCGGGGTCGGATATATGACACAACTCGATGTGGAGAAGATCAAACATGTCACGGAGGTGTTCAAGACATTTGGTGAAGAGATCCCTTTTGTCAAAGGATGGGTACATACTGCGCTTAGTGATAAAGCCATAGCAGGGTATGTGCAGGATGCCACCTCCTACCTGACAACGGCTGGTTCTGTGGGGATCGGTTTTGTGAAAAATATGATCCTTGTACTGGTTTTCTATTTTCTGATCAACTATTATGGAGAGCGTTTCTTTGAACTGATACGTGCATTGCTGCCGATCAACAAAATGAAAAGTGCCAAGATGATACATGAAGTATCCTCCACAATGGAGGTAGTCTTTTATTCCATCATCATCACAGCTATCTTTGAAGGTTTTCTTTTTGGTATTATGGTGAGCTATTTTGGTTTCAACGGGCTGCTTTTTGGTATGATCTACGGCTTTGCCTCCCTCATTCCCCTCATTGGAGGAGCAGTGGTATGGGTACCGGTCTCGCTTTATGCCTGGACCACTATCGATGCCAATACGGCGATCTTTATTGCTTCCTATTCTGTAGTGGTCATCTCCATCATTGCCGATACTTTCATCAAACCGGTGATCATCAAGGTGATCAAAGAGGATCTGCTCAAAAGCAATATCGAGGTCAACGAGATCGTGATCTTCTTCTCCATATTGGCGGGGATGAGTACCTACGGTTTCTGGGGGATGATCCTCGGGCCGGCAATCACGTCATTCCTGATCGCCATTACCAGAATATACATTGAATACAATTCCAAAGAGCAGTTGATGGCTAAACAGTGA
- a CDS encoding response regulator transcription factor codes for MIKILIIEDDPELALILTNYLTKYDMEVIGAEDPYIGLSLLTQHDFDLIILDLTLPGMDGLEVIPKIREITNIPIIISSARDDITDKVIGMERGADDYMPKPYDPRELVTRIKTILRRTHSAEEKKEEKREIFVADPKAHTITFKGHLLDLTAAEYDVLGMLIQHKNGSVSREQLLYESEHIDDDSSIKNIDVIISRIRQKIAKIDPDHIYIKPIRGVGYLLTDRV; via the coding sequence ATTATAAAGATATTGATTATAGAAGATGACCCGGAACTGGCGCTCATCCTGACGAACTACCTTACCAAGTACGATATGGAGGTCATCGGTGCGGAAGACCCTTATATCGGGCTCTCCCTGCTAACGCAGCATGATTTTGACCTGATCATCCTTGACCTCACTCTTCCCGGGATGGATGGACTGGAAGTAATCCCCAAGATCAGAGAGATCACCAATATTCCTATCATCATCTCTTCGGCGCGTGATGATATTACCGATAAGGTGATCGGTATGGAGCGCGGAGCGGATGATTATATGCCCAAACCGTATGATCCAAGAGAACTTGTAACACGTATCAAAACGATTCTGAGACGGACACACAGTGCAGAGGAGAAGAAAGAGGAGAAGCGGGAGATATTTGTTGCCGACCCAAAGGCACATACGATCACCTTCAAAGGGCACCTGCTCGACCTGACAGCAGCCGAGTATGATGTGCTCGGTATGCTGATCCAGCACAAGAACGGTTCAGTATCACGCGAGCAGCTTCTCTATGAGAGTGAACATATCGATGATGACAGCTCCATCAAGAATATCGATGTGATCATTTCCCGTATCAGGCAGAAGATCGCGAAGATCGATCCGGACCATATTTATATCAAGCCTATACGCGGTGTAGGATACCTTCTGACAGACCGTGTATGA
- a CDS encoding ArsS family sensor histidine kinase, protein MKNISVTAFIHILFSVAIAILLATFLLFLSWDKDRQKIEEFKRYQLISITFLSNLRLNPTEEELKQLYKKLHVVPVSKEEIELIKNEIRNNGKTIFSGGSSAGRVRVFNINDTHYIYVQRMSYNLMLRDNKPKDYKFEIAMATGVFLILLLLLLYLAVLKKLYPLKKLHREIQRFAQGDMNIRIHYEYDDEIGKIAKSFDDAIRHINELSNSKNLFMRNMMHELKTPITKGRIVAEMLEDEGTKKILVRAFERMNELISELAEIERVTTQRFEPNMEYVTLEEVLEKSQDMLMAEKSCVKMEIRNRAITTDINFMALAIKNLLDNGIKYGEDKCVLLRSNEHFIEVVSRGEVLHHPLGYYTEPFSQEEKRSSGFGLGLYIVNSILMKLGYKLGYRYEEGMNIFMIEPDMKRRFG, encoded by the coding sequence ATGAAAAATATTTCCGTCACCGCATTCATCCACATTCTTTTCTCGGTAGCGATCGCCATTTTGCTCGCTACTTTTCTTCTCTTCCTCTCCTGGGATAAAGACCGTCAGAAGATCGAAGAGTTTAAGCGTTACCAGCTTATCTCTATTACTTTTCTCTCCAACCTGCGGCTGAATCCTACAGAAGAGGAACTCAAACAGCTTTATAAAAAACTGCATGTTGTTCCTGTAAGTAAAGAAGAGATCGAATTGATCAAGAATGAGATCAGAAATAACGGCAAGACAATCTTCAGTGGCGGATCGAGTGCAGGACGGGTAAGAGTCTTTAATATAAATGATACCCATTATATCTATGTGCAGCGTATGTCGTACAATCTGATGCTGCGGGATAACAAACCGAAGGATTATAAATTCGAAATCGCAATGGCGACGGGCGTATTCCTTATCCTGCTCCTGCTCCTGCTCTACCTGGCAGTCTTGAAAAAGCTTTATCCACTCAAAAAGCTCCATAGAGAAATACAGCGTTTTGCCCAGGGTGATATGAATATCCGTATCCATTATGAGTATGATGATGAAATCGGAAAGATCGCAAAAAGTTTCGATGATGCCATCAGGCATATCAATGAGTTGAGCAACTCGAAGAACCTTTTTATGCGCAATATGATGCATGAGCTTAAAACACCGATCACCAAAGGGCGTATCGTGGCGGAGATGCTTGAAGACGAAGGGACCAAAAAGATACTTGTACGTGCATTTGAACGTATGAATGAGCTCATCTCTGAACTGGCCGAAATCGAAAGGGTCACGACACAGCGTTTTGAGCCCAATATGGAGTATGTCACTCTTGAAGAGGTGCTTGAAAAAAGCCAGGATATGCTTATGGCGGAAAAGAGCTGCGTCAAGATGGAGATCAGGAACAGGGCGATCACCACCGATATCAATTTCATGGCGCTGGCGATCAAAAATCTGTTGGATAACGGTATCAAGTACGGGGAAGACAAATGTGTCCTGCTGAGAAGCAATGAGCATTTCATAGAAGTGGTCTCAAGAGGAGAGGTGTTGCATCACCCACTGGGCTATTATACAGAACCTTTCTCTCAGGAGGAAAAGCGAAGCAGCGGGTTCGGACTGGGGCTGTATATTGTCAACAGTATTTTGATGAAGCTTGGCTATAAGTTGGGATACCGCTATGAAGAGGGAATGAATATCTTCATGATCGAACCCGATATGAAGCGGCGCTTCGGCTGA
- a CDS encoding (Fe-S)-binding protein has translation MSLKKPEEIFNFTATSDDCIKCGKCIPVCTIHQINPDETTSPRGFIDLLGAYQRGQLELDKNAKDIFESCFLCTNCVDVCPNSLPTDMVIEEVRADIADKYGIAWFKRGFFFLLRHRKIMDFVMKFGFMFKTCALAEDSKGRGLRARFSLPMMKKDRLIPSMMKTSFLNTYPEEIPAPEQKQKNPRVAIFIGCLGNYNYEGIGNGLVEILGKLNIDIFIPKDQLCCGAPAYFTGDVSSVEYMTKKNIEYFESFMDECDAMLIPEATCSAMVKHDWQVFFKNHDMPDWEARAKKVGEKIHMATVWLHDNTNLKEMLEEKGKRFDEVVTYHDPCHARKVQGIYEEPRNLLAPNYPMVEMSDPNRCCGFGGVTMQTEKFHFAEAAGKPKAAMIEETKAHYVSAECSACRVQISESMNNAGVETIFKNPLELIAEALR, from the coding sequence ATGAGTTTGAAAAAACCAGAAGAGATTTTCAACTTTACCGCTACCAGCGACGACTGTATCAAATGCGGTAAGTGCATCCCTGTCTGTACGATCCACCAGATTAACCCGGACGAAACAACATCTCCACGCGGGTTTATCGATCTTCTCGGTGCGTACCAGAGGGGACAGCTTGAACTGGACAAAAATGCGAAAGATATCTTCGAGAGCTGTTTTCTCTGTACAAACTGTGTCGATGTATGCCCCAACTCCCTTCCGACCGATATGGTCATAGAAGAGGTACGGGCAGACATCGCCGACAAATACGGCATTGCCTGGTTCAAAAGAGGATTTTTCTTCCTGCTTCGTCACCGGAAGATCATGGACTTTGTCATGAAATTCGGTTTTATGTTCAAGACCTGCGCACTGGCAGAAGACAGCAAGGGCAGAGGACTGAGAGCCAGATTCTCGCTGCCGATGATGAAAAAGGACCGTCTCATCCCCTCGATGATGAAAACCTCTTTTCTTAACACTTACCCCGAAGAGATACCCGCACCCGAGCAGAAACAGAAAAACCCCCGTGTTGCCATATTCATCGGTTGTCTGGGCAACTACAATTATGAAGGTATCGGGAACGGCCTGGTAGAGATACTGGGGAAGCTCAATATCGATATCTTCATTCCCAAAGACCAGCTTTGCTGCGGTGCACCTGCCTACTTTACAGGGGATGTCTCTTCAGTAGAATACATGACCAAAAAGAACATCGAATATTTCGAAAGTTTCATGGATGAATGTGATGCCATGCTCATTCCAGAAGCGACCTGTTCAGCAATGGTCAAACATGACTGGCAGGTCTTTTTTAAAAACCATGATATGCCCGACTGGGAAGCCAGAGCCAAAAAGGTGGGGGAGAAGATACATATGGCCACCGTCTGGCTGCATGACAATACCAACCTCAAAGAGATGTTGGAGGAAAAAGGCAAACGTTTCGATGAAGTGGTCACTTACCATGACCCCTGCCATGCCAGAAAAGTACAGGGAATCTACGAAGAGCCCCGCAACCTCCTTGCACCGAACTACCCGATGGTCGAAATGTCAGACCCCAACAGATGCTGCGGTTTCGGCGGGGTGACCATGCAGACAGAGAAGTTCCATTTCGCCGAAGCAGCAGGTAAACCGAAAGCCGCGATGATCGAAGAGACCAAAGCACATTATGTCTCTGCGGAGTGCTCAGCCTGCCGTGTTCAGATCAGCGAATCGATGAATAATGCAGGGGTGGAGACGATCTTCAAAAATCCTCTTGAGCTGATCGCAGAGGCACTACGATAG
- the hemN gene encoding oxygen-independent coproporphyrinogen III oxidase — protein MSNIDFEKFSKYSKPGPRYTSYPTALEFNDDFTYERYLKYLDEGTDKLSLYIHLPFCRSACYFCGCNVVFTSKEEKLSQYIEYLKKEIDILAEHLDTNREVIQFHFGGGTPTFYKAFELDEIVTYVKKTFPNWSKDAEVSCEIDPRFFNEDQMKVFQKHGFNRISFGVQDFDPKVQQEIHRIQPYEITKAAVDLARKYGINSINVDLIYGLPYQTFESFKKTLQEAFTLSPDRLAVFNYAHVPWMKKTMRKFDETTLPAPDVKLQIFQYTIDFFESNGYKMVGMDHFAKPEDELFSAIAKGELHRNFQGYTTKGGANLIGIGLTSIGEGSHYYAQNTKDMKAYEAAIEAGKLPFERGVELSEDDYLRKAVIMELMANFSIDIKRVEKEHGIDFKEYFADALEELQEFVDADLITVTDEKISVGTTGTLLIRNIAMPFDAYMHQYGGNKKSFSKTV, from the coding sequence ATGAGCAACATCGATTTCGAAAAATTCAGCAAATACTCCAAGCCGGGGCCGAGATATACTTCTTACCCTACCGCACTGGAGTTCAATGACGATTTCACCTATGAAAGATACCTGAAATACCTCGATGAAGGTACGGATAAACTTTCACTCTACATACACCTGCCGTTCTGCCGTTCCGCATGTTATTTCTGTGGCTGCAACGTGGTCTTTACTTCCAAGGAAGAAAAACTCAGCCAATACATTGAATACCTCAAAAAAGAGATAGACATCCTTGCAGAGCACCTCGATACGAACCGCGAAGTGATACAGTTTCACTTTGGCGGAGGTACGCCGACCTTTTACAAAGCATTCGAGCTTGACGAAATCGTCACTTATGTGAAGAAGACCTTCCCAAACTGGAGTAAAGATGCAGAGGTCAGCTGTGAGATAGACCCCCGATTCTTCAATGAAGACCAGATGAAGGTTTTCCAGAAACACGGTTTCAACCGTATCTCTTTCGGTGTACAGGACTTTGACCCGAAGGTACAGCAGGAAATCCACCGTATCCAACCCTACGAGATCACCAAGGCAGCCGTGGACCTTGCCAGGAAATACGGTATCAATTCCATCAATGTCGATCTGATCTACGGCCTGCCGTACCAGACGTTCGAGAGTTTCAAAAAGACACTTCAGGAAGCATTCACCCTCAGCCCGGACAGACTGGCAGTGTTCAACTACGCCCATGTACCCTGGATGAAGAAGACCATGCGCAAGTTCGATGAGACTACCCTGCCGGCACCGGATGTCAAACTGCAGATCTTCCAGTATACTATTGACTTTTTTGAGAGCAATGGGTATAAAATGGTAGGTATGGACCACTTTGCCAAGCCTGAAGATGAACTCTTCTCTGCCATTGCAAAAGGCGAACTGCACAGAAACTTCCAGGGTTACACCACCAAAGGCGGCGCAAACCTCATCGGGATCGGCCTGACGAGTATCGGTGAAGGAAGTCACTACTATGCGCAGAATACCAAAGATATGAAGGCCTATGAGGCTGCCATTGAAGCAGGAAAACTCCCTTTTGAAAGAGGTGTAGAGCTCAGCGAAGACGATTACCTGCGCAAAGCAGTCATCATGGAGCTGATGGCAAACTTCTCCATCGACATCAAACGTGTAGAAAAAGAACACGGCATCGATTTCAAAGAATACTTTGCCGATGCACTTGAGGAACTTCAGGAGTTCGTAGATGCAGATCTTATTACTGTCACTGATGAAAAAATTTCCGTAGGAACTACAGGGACTCTGCTGATCCGGAATATCGCCATGCCGTTCGATGCCTACATGCATCAGTACGGTGGAAACAAAAAAAGTTTTTCAAAAACGGTCTAG
- the argF gene encoding ornithine carbamoyltransferase yields MRHFLTLKDFTKDELLEMIALAQKIKAQTKQKKFVPYMERQTLGMIFEKSSTRTRVSFETGIYQLGGIGLFLSANDIQLGRGEPMKDTSRVISRMVDMVMIRTFEQSKLEEFATYSKVPVINGLTDSYHPVQLMTDYLTMIEFGKEKNPVVAYVGDGNNMTHSWLMLAAKLGFELRVATPKGYECNPAIVADALEIAKESGAKISFGHDPREAVKGCDIVTTDTWVSMGQEDEKEIRLKVFDGYMVDEAMMSLAKPDAIFLHCLPAYRGYEVSEETFEKHAEVIFTEAENRLHAQKGIMVWLDQHRG; encoded by the coding sequence ATGAGACACTTTTTAACACTCAAAGATTTCACTAAAGATGAACTTTTGGAAATGATCGCTTTGGCTCAAAAGATCAAGGCACAGACCAAACAGAAGAAGTTTGTTCCCTACATGGAGAGACAGACACTCGGGATGATCTTCGAGAAGAGTTCCACACGTACACGTGTCAGTTTCGAGACAGGGATTTACCAGCTTGGCGGTATCGGGCTTTTCCTTTCTGCCAATGACATCCAGCTGGGGCGCGGTGAACCGATGAAAGATACTTCAAGGGTCATCAGCCGTATGGTCGATATGGTAATGATCAGAACCTTTGAACAGTCAAAACTCGAAGAGTTCGCAACCTATTCCAAAGTGCCTGTCATCAACGGTCTCACAGACTCTTACCACCCAGTACAGCTTATGACAGACTACCTGACGATGATAGAGTTTGGGAAAGAGAAGAACCCTGTAGTGGCCTATGTAGGTGACGGAAACAATATGACACACTCCTGGCTGATGCTGGCGGCCAAACTCGGTTTTGAGCTTAGAGTAGCGACCCCCAAGGGGTATGAATGCAACCCTGCCATCGTTGCCGATGCACTGGAGATCGCCAAAGAGAGCGGTGCGAAGATCAGCTTCGGCCATGACCCCAGAGAAGCCGTCAAAGGCTGTGATATCGTCACCACCGATACCTGGGTTTCCATGGGGCAGGAGGATGAAAAAGAAATCCGCCTCAAGGTATTTGATGGCTACATGGTCGATGAAGCCATGATGTCCCTGGCAAAGCCAGATGCCATCTTTCTCCACTGCCTGCCGGCATACCGTGGCTATGAGGTCAGCGAAGAGACCTTTGAAAAACATGCAGAGGTCATCTTTACCGAAGCGGAGAACAGACTCCATGCCCAGAAAGGGATCATGGTGTGGTTGGATCAGCATCGAGGCTAA
- the hemB gene encoding porphobilinogen synthase → MFTRFRRKRIHPVLRDLLQETHLSVNDFMYPLFARSGEGIKDEVASMPGVYQMSIDEVVKECDVLKKLGIRAIILFGIPDTKDSVGSDAMCEHGIMAETVRAVKAAHPDMFVVTDLCFCEYTDHGHCGVLDPVLETVDNDITLDNLAKQAIVHAKAGVDMIAPSGMMDGMIQAIRKGLDNAGFENLPVMSYSTKFASAYYGPFRDVAESSPSFGDRRSYQMNPANRTEAIAESVADEQEGADILMVKPALAYMDVIRDVKNNTTLPLAVYNVSGEYSMLKMAAKAGVIDYDRVMMETLLGFKRAGADIIITYHAKEAALLLQKQF, encoded by the coding sequence ATGTTCACACGTTTTAGAAGAAAAAGAATCCACCCCGTTTTAAGAGATCTTCTACAGGAGACACATTTGAGTGTCAATGATTTTATGTATCCGCTCTTTGCCAGAAGCGGTGAAGGCATCAAAGACGAAGTGGCTTCCATGCCGGGAGTCTACCAGATGAGTATCGATGAGGTTGTCAAAGAATGCGATGTACTAAAAAAACTCGGCATCAGAGCCATCATCCTTTTCGGTATCCCCGATACAAAGGATTCTGTAGGATCTGATGCCATGTGTGAACACGGGATAATGGCTGAAACGGTCAGAGCCGTCAAGGCTGCACACCCTGATATGTTCGTTGTCACCGATCTGTGTTTTTGTGAATATACAGACCACGGGCACTGCGGTGTACTTGACCCTGTACTGGAAACAGTTGATAATGACATTACCCTTGACAATCTGGCAAAACAAGCTATTGTACATGCTAAAGCCGGTGTAGATATGATCGCTCCGAGCGGTATGATGGACGGGATGATCCAGGCTATTAGAAAAGGACTTGATAATGCAGGGTTTGAAAACCTCCCTGTGATGAGCTACTCTACCAAATTCGCTTCAGCCTACTACGGTCCGTTCCGTGATGTAGCAGAAAGCAGTCCAAGCTTTGGAGACAGAAGAAGCTACCAGATGAATCCGGCAAACAGAACAGAAGCTATAGCAGAAAGTGTTGCAGATGAACAGGAAGGAGCAGACATTCTTATGGTAAAACCTGCTCTGGCTTACATGGATGTCATACGCGATGTCAAAAACAACACCACCCTGCCACTGGCGGTTTACAACGTCAGCGGAGAATACTCTATGCTTAAAATGGCGGCCAAAGCAGGTGTCATAGATTATGACAGGGTCATGATGGAGACACTGCTCGGTTTCAAACGTGCCGGGGCGGATATCATCATCACCTATCATGCAAAAGAAGCTGCACTCTTACTGCAAAAACAATTCTAA
- the ribA gene encoding GTP cyclohydrolase II yields MKNIEISQIATLPTKYGTFKIQAFKDELGKEHLALFSDELVEAPIVRVHSECLTGDALGSVKCDCGEQLHFALELIAKEGGMLIYHRQEGRNIGLLNKVNAYALQDKGYNTVEANHQLGFSADERTYEIVEFILNHFGIKKLKLLTNNPKKIESLGSIEIVERLPIQIAPNPYNEKYLKTKKDEMGHLL; encoded by the coding sequence ATGAAAAACATAGAGATATCACAAATCGCTACCTTACCGACCAAATACGGCACCTTCAAAATACAGGCCTTTAAAGATGAATTGGGGAAAGAACACCTAGCTCTTTTCAGTGATGAACTTGTAGAAGCCCCTATCGTCAGGGTGCATTCAGAGTGTCTGACGGGTGACGCACTGGGCTCTGTCAAGTGCGACTGCGGTGAGCAGCTCCATTTCGCACTTGAACTCATTGCCAAAGAGGGCGGTATGCTCATTTACCACCGTCAGGAAGGCAGAAATATCGGCCTCTTAAATAAAGTGAATGCCTATGCCCTTCAGGATAAAGGCTATAACACGGTCGAAGCCAACCACCAGCTGGGTTTTTCTGCGGATGAGAGAACCTATGAGATTGTCGAATTCATTCTGAACCATTTCGGCATCAAAAAGCTCAAACTCCTGACCAATAATCCCAAGAAAATAGAAAGCCTCGGTTCCATAGAGATCGTAGAGCGTCTGCCCATACAGATAGCACCAAATCCGTATAACGAGAAGTATCTCAAAACAAAGAAAGATGAGATGGGACATCTGCTTTAA